The following are encoded together in the Pseudodesulfovibrio indicus genome:
- the polA gene encoding DNA polymerase I has protein sequence MSLKERLNFSEEPVYLIDGTALLYRAFYARADLSRSDGFPTNAINTVMRVVMNLLKDENPRHVAFLMDGKGPTFRNEKYDLYKANRPAMPEPLAEQVEPVRRGVQLLGVKLLVSDGVEADDCICALAGRYKRERPVIILASDKDIKQCLDDRVVMVSQHGRNETIHTLDSFREAEGMEPATWPDFQAVIGDSADNIPGIPKIGPVTARKIFAATGPTLEELRDNMDKLPDKLREKVEPELDNVFVYRELTRMKTDCCDLPVDEFQVRQPDFDALNEFFEEYELRGLQRLLPEGTPVVSPESPKAADTRASASAKPSAGSGMQLSLFAEPESRKTEAPLEVTVVKSVSELPALGGEDVGLTFEDNGFFIGVNGGEYRFSGPAAELIPALEHASIIATPSVQDLMRDDQGWDYILSRQWFDLSLAAYLLDPEARNYTWARLRQSMFQDGRPEFADAARDLHPQSQGLAALAYMKSVRGQVEGADLTRLMRDLELPLIPVLVSMERAGISIDPDAFQAFLDDVSGQLDELTRSIIGFAGAEFNIRSSQQLAVVLFDDLGIKAGSKTSTGLRSTANQVLEKIRDQHPIVDAVLEFRMLEKLRSTYLEPMPKMVGDDGRLHTHFNQLSTATGRLSSSQPNLQNIPIRGVHGPRMRACFNAAPGNRLAAADYSQIELRVLAHFSKDPALIDAFRHDEDIHARTAALIHDKTLDKVTSDERRGAKTINFGLIYGMGVQKLARELHIKQTEAQEFTDRYFEKMATLKAYYDTIVKDAETHGFVTTLAGRRRLLPELHSRNNQLSAQARRQAVNTVIQGSAADIIKMAMVAAHKDRELKSLEARLILQVHDELIVEAPADAIELAGARLKEIMQDVAKLDVPLKVDLGLGKNWAEAH, from the coding sequence ATGTCGCTGAAAGAACGTCTGAATTTCTCCGAGGAACCCGTCTATCTCATCGACGGCACCGCCCTGCTCTACCGCGCCTTCTACGCCCGCGCGGACCTGTCCCGGTCGGACGGCTTCCCGACCAACGCCATCAACACGGTCATGCGCGTGGTCATGAACCTGCTCAAGGACGAGAACCCGCGCCACGTGGCGTTCCTCATGGACGGCAAGGGACCGACCTTCCGCAACGAGAAGTACGACCTGTACAAGGCCAACCGCCCGGCCATGCCCGAGCCGCTGGCCGAACAGGTGGAGCCGGTGCGGCGCGGGGTGCAGCTGCTCGGCGTCAAGCTGCTGGTCTCCGACGGTGTGGAGGCGGACGACTGCATCTGCGCCCTGGCGGGCCGCTACAAGCGCGAGCGCCCGGTGATCATCCTGGCCTCGGACAAGGACATCAAGCAGTGCCTGGACGACCGGGTGGTCATGGTCAGCCAGCACGGCCGCAACGAGACCATCCACACCCTGGATTCCTTCCGCGAGGCCGAGGGCATGGAGCCCGCCACCTGGCCCGATTTCCAGGCGGTCATCGGCGACTCGGCGGACAACATCCCCGGCATCCCCAAGATCGGCCCGGTCACGGCGCGCAAGATATTCGCGGCCACCGGCCCCACCCTGGAGGAGCTGCGCGACAACATGGACAAGCTGCCGGACAAGCTGCGCGAGAAGGTCGAGCCGGAGCTGGACAACGTCTTCGTCTACCGCGAGCTGACGCGCATGAAGACCGACTGCTGCGACCTGCCGGTGGACGAATTCCAGGTCCGGCAGCCGGACTTCGACGCCCTGAACGAATTTTTCGAGGAATACGAGCTGCGCGGGTTGCAGCGGCTGCTGCCCGAGGGCACGCCGGTCGTTTCCCCCGAGTCCCCCAAAGCCGCCGACACCCGGGCCTCCGCATCGGCCAAGCCGTCCGCCGGGTCCGGCATGCAGCTCTCGCTGTTCGCCGAGCCGGAAAGCCGGAAGACCGAGGCCCCCCTTGAGGTCACGGTGGTCAAATCCGTGTCCGAGCTGCCCGCGCTGGGCGGCGAGGACGTGGGGTTGACCTTCGAGGACAACGGCTTCTTCATCGGCGTGAACGGCGGGGAGTACCGCTTCTCCGGCCCCGCCGCCGAGCTGATCCCGGCCCTGGAGCACGCCTCGATCATCGCCACGCCCAGCGTGCAGGATCTTATGCGCGACGACCAGGGGTGGGACTACATCCTGTCCCGCCAGTGGTTCGACCTGAGCCTGGCCGCCTATCTCCTGGACCCCGAGGCGCGCAACTACACCTGGGCGCGGCTCAGGCAGTCCATGTTCCAGGACGGCCGCCCGGAATTCGCGGACGCGGCCCGCGACCTGCACCCCCAGTCCCAGGGACTGGCCGCCCTGGCCTACATGAAGTCCGTTCGGGGCCAGGTGGAGGGCGCGGACCTGACCCGGCTCATGCGCGATCTGGAGCTGCCGCTCATCCCGGTGCTGGTGTCCATGGAGCGGGCGGGCATCTCCATTGATCCCGATGCCTTCCAGGCGTTTCTCGACGACGTCTCCGGTCAATTGGACGAGCTGACCCGGAGCATCATCGGGTTCGCGGGCGCTGAGTTCAACATCCGCTCCAGCCAGCAGCTCGCCGTGGTCCTGTTCGACGACCTGGGCATCAAGGCCGGGTCCAAGACCTCCACCGGGCTGCGCTCCACGGCCAACCAGGTGCTGGAAAAGATCCGCGACCAGCATCCCATCGTGGACGCGGTCCTGGAGTTCCGCATGCTGGAGAAGCTGCGCTCCACCTACCTGGAGCCCATGCCCAAGATGGTCGGCGACGACGGGCGGCTGCACACCCATTTCAACCAGCTCTCCACGGCCACGGGGCGGCTCTCCAGCTCCCAGCCGAACCTCCAGAACATCCCCATTCGCGGGGTGCACGGCCCGCGCATGCGCGCCTGCTTCAACGCGGCTCCCGGCAACCGGCTGGCCGCCGCCGACTATTCGCAGATCGAGCTGCGCGTGCTGGCCCATTTCTCCAAGGACCCGGCGCTCATCGACGCCTTCCGCCACGACGAGGACATCCACGCGCGCACCGCGGCCCTGATCCACGACAAGACCCTGGACAAGGTCACCTCGGACGAGCGGCGCGGGGCCAAGACCATCAACTTCGGCCTGATTTACGGCATGGGCGTCCAGAAGCTGGCCCGCGAGCTGCACATCAAGCAGACCGAGGCCCAGGAGTTCACGGACCGCTACTTCGAAAAGATGGCCACGCTCAAGGCGTACTACGACACCATCGTCAAGGACGCCGAGACCCACGGCTTCGTGACCACCCTGGCCGGACGCCGCCGACTGCTCCCGGAGCTGCACTCGCGCAACAACCAGCTCTCGGCCCAGGCCCGCCGCCAGGCCGTGAACACGGTCATCCAGGGGTCCGCCGCGGACATCATCAAGATGGCCATGGTGGCGGCCCACAAGGACCGCGAGCTCAAGTCCCTCGAAGCCCGGCTCATTCTCCAGGTGCACGATGAACTGATCGTGGAAGCCCCTGCGGACGCCATTGAGCTGGCGGGCGCACGGCTCAAGGAGATCATGCAGGACGTGGCCAAACTCGACGTGCCGCTCAAGGTGGACCTGGGATTAGGGAAGAATTGGGCCGAGGCGCACTGA
- a CDS encoding DHH family phosphoesterase produces MALFRQLDEQVDQLLDLFKKDENWLIVINADPDALGSALALRRMMARRVNAVAIAQINEIKRPDNLSMIRYCRIPTQKLIPNLAAQYDKFALVDSQPHHNPEFKPFQFSVVIDHHPLQQENLVQADFVDIRPKYGAVCTMMTEYLYNMNIRPAKLLATALMYGIRCDTKTFEREFIDADMAAFKYLSKFADSKLMNRISRSEFHLDWMRYFSRAFYNLRRIGHGLFAHCGNVDNPDILVIVADFFTRVHNVPWVVVSGTADDKLVCIFRGDGLRRDMGTMAQKLMNGLGSAGGHKQAARAEVELSALDGVDPEIFMLKRLGQGRKSAIRRI; encoded by the coding sequence GTGGCACTTTTTCGACAACTCGACGAGCAGGTCGATCAGCTTCTCGACCTCTTCAAGAAAGACGAGAACTGGCTGATCGTGATCAACGCCGACCCCGACGCGCTCGGTTCGGCGCTGGCCCTGCGGCGAATGATGGCCCGGCGCGTGAACGCCGTGGCCATTGCGCAGATCAACGAGATCAAGCGGCCCGACAACCTGTCCATGATCAGGTACTGCCGCATCCCCACCCAGAAACTCATCCCGAACCTGGCGGCCCAGTACGACAAGTTCGCCCTGGTGGACTCCCAGCCCCACCACAATCCGGAGTTCAAGCCGTTCCAGTTCTCGGTGGTCATCGACCACCACCCGCTGCAACAGGAAAACCTGGTCCAGGCCGACTTCGTGGACATCCGGCCCAAGTACGGCGCGGTCTGCACCATGATGACCGAGTACCTGTACAACATGAACATCCGCCCGGCCAAACTGCTGGCCACGGCGCTCATGTACGGCATCCGCTGCGACACCAAGACCTTCGAGCGCGAGTTCATCGACGCGGACATGGCCGCCTTCAAGTACCTGAGCAAGTTCGCGGACTCCAAGCTGATGAACCGCATCAGCCGCAGCGAGTTCCACCTGGACTGGATGCGCTATTTCTCCCGCGCCTTCTACAACCTGCGGCGCATCGGCCACGGGCTGTTCGCCCACTGCGGCAACGTGGACAACCCCGACATCCTGGTCATCGTGGCCGACTTCTTCACCCGCGTGCACAACGTGCCCTGGGTGGTGGTCTCCGGCACGGCGGACGACAAGCTGGTCTGCATCTTCCGGGGCGACGGGCTGCGCCGCGACATGGGCACCATGGCCCAGAAGCTGATGAACGGGCTCGGCTCGGCGGGCGGGCACAAGCAAGCCGCGCGCGCCGAGGTGGAGCTGTCCGCCCTGGACGGCGTGGACCCGGAAATCTTCATGCTCAAGCGGCTGGGCCAGGGGCGCAAGTCCGCCATCCGCCGCATCTGA
- a CDS encoding bifunctional adenosylcobinamide kinase/adenosylcobinamide-phosphate guanylyltransferase, whose translation MITLILGGNKSGKSDFALDLLAEMDGPPLFVATGKARDMEFREQIRQHRLSRSPMLEVTEVSEGLPQVLQKAKLNFPAVLVDSLDFWLFACRESGCEPDKVKEFMAVLDDWGSTELILVSCETGLGPLPASSAVRSFVRSLGALNKGVAARADQAFLVAAGLPLTLKQG comes from the coding sequence ATGATCACCCTCATCCTCGGCGGCAACAAATCGGGCAAATCCGATTTCGCCCTTGATTTGCTGGCCGAAATGGACGGCCCGCCCCTGTTTGTGGCCACCGGAAAGGCCCGCGACATGGAATTTCGGGAGCAGATTCGGCAACACCGGCTTTCGCGCTCCCCAATGCTGGAAGTGACGGAAGTCTCCGAGGGGTTGCCTCAAGTGCTCCAAAAGGCTAAATTGAACTTTCCGGCCGTGCTGGTGGACAGCCTCGACTTTTGGTTGTTCGCCTGCCGCGAATCCGGGTGCGAGCCGGATAAAGTCAAAGAATTCATGGCAGTTCTTGACGATTGGGGCTCCACTGAACTGATACTGGTCTCCTGTGAGACGGGACTTGGCCCGCTGCCGGCAAGCAGCGCCGTGAGGTCCTTCGTACGGAGTCTGGGCGCGCTCAACAAGGGCGTGGCCGCGCGCGCCGACCAGGCCTTCCTGGTGGCTGCCGGACTGCCGTTAACCCTGAAACAGGGATAG
- the cbiR gene encoding cobamide remodeling phosphodiesterase CbiR yields MDSVQEKWGTRFPFTLAAPSFAIPAGVAENCRFLVNHFHEIDLLFYETESCLAYTDEDLPPDLAELACSWHVHLPLDLPWKAGFETAWRKIDGLLDKCAYLSPHAYVLHPPAVPGMLAPLGARLADRGVDPAAFLVENIGKCSLVPVWDEVTAAGFSACLDIGHVLAYGQRDVLDLDGLWDRVRMLHVYGAERRCRHWPLAELDADGQELLRTVLEAFNGPTVTLELFGQADLFESLDLLARWRATWSEKK; encoded by the coding sequence GTGGATTCGGTCCAGGAAAAATGGGGTACCCGGTTCCCCTTCACCCTGGCCGCGCCCTCCTTTGCCATCCCGGCGGGAGTGGCCGAGAACTGCCGGTTCCTGGTCAATCATTTCCACGAGATAGACCTGCTTTTCTACGAGACCGAGTCGTGCCTGGCCTACACGGACGAGGACCTGCCGCCCGATCTGGCCGAGCTTGCCTGCTCCTGGCATGTGCACCTGCCCCTGGACCTGCCCTGGAAGGCCGGGTTCGAGACCGCGTGGCGGAAAATCGACGGGCTGCTCGACAAGTGCGCCTACCTCTCGCCCCACGCCTACGTCCTGCACCCGCCTGCGGTGCCGGGCATGCTCGCCCCCTTGGGCGCGCGGCTCGCGGACCGGGGCGTGGACCCTGCGGCCTTCCTGGTGGAAAACATCGGCAAGTGCAGCCTGGTCCCTGTCTGGGACGAGGTGACCGCAGCGGGGTTCTCCGCCTGCCTGGACATCGGCCACGTCCTGGCCTATGGGCAACGCGACGTGCTCGACCTGGACGGGCTGTGGGACCGCGTCCGCATGCTGCACGTCTACGGGGCCGAACGACGCTGCCGCCACTGGCCGCTGGCCGAGCTGGACGCGGACGGGCAGGAATTGCTGCGGACCGTGCTCGAAGCCTTCAACGGGCCGACCGTGACCCTGGAACTCTTCGGACAGGCGGACCTGTTCGAGTCGCTGGACCTGCTGGCCCGGTGGCGTGCAACGTGGAGCGAGAAAAAATGA
- a CDS encoding UvrD-helicase domain-containing protein encodes MERFTADLHIHSRFSRATSKNLTIRNLAAWGRLKGLSVLGTGDFTHPEWLAEIEEHLEDNGKGLLVLREPKGLEREIPAFAGDIPGRVRFMLQTEISSIYKRGGKVRKVHNLVYMPNLDAVRRFNEKLAQVGNLASDGRPILGLDSRDLMDMVLDTHPQAFLVPAHIWTPWFSLFGSKSGFDSIRECFGDYAEEIFAMETGLSSDPEMNWTWSELDRIRLISNSDAHSGEKLGREANLFRGEISYEGIYRALRGEGLGHKFLGTVEFFPEEGKYHMDGHRKCGVSMDPHETIARDGICPVCGKPVTVGVYNRILELADRDEPVQPTGAPGFSSLIPLKEILSEVLGVGAGSKKVNELYMKLILDFGNELDILQRAPAEELSRYSCHLAEGLTRMRDGQVIRKAGFDGEYGVISVFSEKERAEIKSGGTLVHIPRPEARPDPGETAACPAMPKPKPTEQPIDFNAAQRAAINAGPGPVLVLAGPGTGKTQTLMGRIERLIDEGVNPKRILALTFTRRAAQELRDRLKGLRGEGADMPQAGTLHSLCFDYWKHAYSETPIVVPEAAAKKLFAEVNPEFAGKNLDYYWNKYILAREQLAGLPDDLADAHISYGNQKNHWDLVDYTDLLEFMLEQAGAPTFRMPYSHVLVDEVQDLTPLQLAVIKGIAGETGEGVFCIGDPKQSIYGFRGAVSDVEAHLKGLWPDMAPITLTDNYRSGQSILDGAGNLFPDSPKLTARKDIKATMHLFEAPDGVREATWISDKIKGLIGATSHSIVDEEGAGDLAPGDIAVLVRFKALIPIIEKALKRAGVPVSTPELEGFWQEPRVASILKAAEQFLGMTLSGAEDVVEVPDHILAKGPVGLAAFLNETPPFDQFFWESRQFKELKKEFDRRGGWQGLVNWVSLQTELELVRKSAEKVQIMTLHAAKGLEFEAVFLPSCEEGILPFAGMDLLTATVTLTPGRGQRFPEERRLMYVGMTRARRNLYISFAKTRQLYGKTLNLPQSRYLREIPEHLLTKSTLAARKVTKEKQLGLLD; translated from the coding sequence ATGGAAAGATTCACCGCGGACCTCCACATCCACTCCCGTTTCTCGCGCGCCACGAGCAAGAACCTGACCATCCGAAACCTGGCCGCCTGGGGCCGTCTCAAGGGGCTTTCCGTGCTCGGCACGGGCGACTTCACGCACCCCGAATGGCTGGCCGAGATCGAGGAGCACCTGGAAGACAACGGCAAGGGGCTGCTCGTCCTGCGCGAGCCCAAGGGGCTGGAGCGGGAGATTCCCGCCTTTGCGGGAGACATCCCCGGCCGAGTCCGGTTCATGCTCCAGACGGAGATCAGCTCCATCTACAAGCGCGGGGGCAAGGTCCGCAAGGTCCACAACCTGGTCTACATGCCCAACCTGGACGCGGTGCGGCGGTTCAACGAGAAGCTGGCCCAGGTGGGCAACCTGGCCTCTGACGGCCGCCCCATCCTCGGCCTGGACTCCCGCGACCTCATGGACATGGTCCTGGACACCCACCCCCAGGCGTTCCTGGTCCCGGCCCACATCTGGACCCCGTGGTTCTCCCTGTTCGGCTCAAAGTCCGGGTTCGACTCCATCCGCGAATGTTTCGGCGACTACGCCGAGGAAATCTTCGCCATGGAGACCGGCCTCTCCTCTGACCCGGAGATGAACTGGACCTGGTCCGAGCTGGACCGCATCCGGCTGATCTCCAACTCCGACGCCCACTCCGGCGAAAAGCTGGGCCGCGAGGCCAACCTCTTCCGGGGCGAAATCTCCTATGAGGGCATCTACCGCGCCCTGCGCGGCGAGGGACTGGGACACAAATTTCTGGGCACCGTGGAGTTCTTCCCCGAGGAGGGCAAGTACCACATGGACGGCCACCGCAAGTGCGGCGTGTCCATGGACCCCCACGAGACCATCGCCCGCGACGGCATCTGCCCGGTCTGCGGCAAGCCCGTGACCGTGGGCGTGTACAACCGCATCCTGGAGCTGGCCGACCGCGATGAACCGGTCCAGCCCACGGGCGCGCCCGGTTTCTCCTCCCTCATCCCGCTCAAGGAGATCCTGTCCGAGGTCCTCGGCGTGGGCGCGGGGTCCAAGAAGGTCAACGAGCTGTACATGAAGCTCATCCTCGACTTCGGCAACGAGCTGGACATCCTCCAGCGTGCGCCCGCCGAGGAGCTGAGCCGCTATTCCTGCCACCTGGCCGAGGGGCTGACCCGCATGCGCGACGGCCAGGTCATCCGCAAGGCCGGGTTCGACGGCGAATACGGCGTGATCTCGGTCTTCTCCGAGAAGGAGCGCGCCGAGATCAAGAGCGGCGGCACCCTGGTCCACATCCCCAGGCCCGAGGCCCGGCCCGACCCGGGCGAGACCGCGGCCTGCCCCGCCATGCCGAAGCCCAAGCCCACGGAGCAGCCCATCGACTTCAACGCGGCCCAGCGCGCGGCCATCAACGCCGGTCCCGGACCGGTGCTCGTCCTGGCCGGACCCGGCACGGGCAAGACCCAGACCCTCATGGGCCGCATCGAGCGCCTCATCGACGAAGGGGTCAATCCCAAACGCATCCTGGCCCTGACCTTCACCCGGCGCGCGGCCCAGGAGCTGCGCGACCGCCTCAAGGGGCTGCGCGGCGAAGGCGCGGACATGCCCCAGGCCGGGACGCTCCATTCGCTCTGCTTCGACTACTGGAAGCACGCCTACTCCGAGACCCCCATCGTGGTCCCGGAGGCGGCGGCCAAGAAATTGTTCGCCGAGGTCAACCCGGAGTTCGCGGGCAAGAATCTCGACTACTACTGGAACAAGTACATCCTGGCCCGAGAGCAGCTGGCCGGGCTGCCCGACGACCTGGCCGACGCGCACATCAGCTACGGCAACCAGAAGAACCACTGGGATTTGGTGGACTACACCGACCTGCTGGAATTCATGCTCGAACAGGCGGGCGCGCCCACCTTCCGCATGCCCTACTCCCACGTGCTGGTGGACGAGGTCCAGGACCTCACCCCGCTGCAGCTGGCGGTCATCAAGGGGATCGCGGGCGAGACCGGCGAAGGCGTGTTCTGCATCGGCGACCCCAAGCAGTCCATCTACGGATTCCGGGGCGCGGTCAGCGACGTGGAGGCGCACCTCAAGGGGCTGTGGCCGGACATGGCCCCGATCACCCTGACCGACAACTACCGCTCGGGCCAGTCCATCCTCGACGGCGCGGGCAACCTCTTTCCCGATTCCCCCAAGCTCACGGCCCGCAAGGACATCAAGGCGACCATGCACCTCTTCGAGGCACCCGACGGCGTGCGCGAGGCCACCTGGATCAGCGACAAGATCAAGGGGCTCATCGGGGCCACCAGCCACTCCATCGTGGACGAGGAAGGCGCGGGCGACCTGGCCCCCGGCGACATCGCCGTGCTGGTCCGGTTCAAGGCGCTCATCCCGATCATCGAGAAGGCCCTGAAGCGCGCGGGCGTACCGGTCTCCACCCCGGAGCTGGAAGGGTTCTGGCAGGAGCCGCGCGTGGCCTCCATCCTCAAGGCCGCCGAGCAGTTCCTGGGCATGACCCTGTCCGGGGCCGAGGACGTGGTCGAAGTCCCGGATCACATCCTGGCCAAAGGGCCGGTGGGGCTGGCCGCCTTTCTCAACGAAACCCCGCCGTTCGACCAGTTCTTCTGGGAAAGCCGCCAGTTCAAGGAACTGAAGAAGGAATTCGACCGCAGGGGCGGCTGGCAGGGACTGGTCAACTGGGTCTCGCTGCAGACCGAGCTGGAGCTGGTCCGCAAGTCCGCCGAGAAGGTCCAGATCATGACCCTGCACGCGGCCAAGGGGCTGGAGTTCGAGGCCGTGTTCCTGCCCTCCTGCGAGGAGGGCATCCTGCCGTTCGCGGGCATGGACCTGCTCACGGCCACCGTCACCCTGACCCCGGGCCGGGGCCAGCGGTTTCCCGAGGAGCGCCGACTGATGTACGTGGGCATGACCCGCGCCCGGCGCAACCTCTACATCAGCTTTGCCAAGACCCGGCAGCTCTACGGCAAGACCCTGAATCTGCCCCAATCCAGATACCTGCGCGAAATACCGGAACACCTGCTGACCAAATCCACCCTGGCCGCCCGCAAGGTGACCAAGGAAAAGCAGCTCGGGCTGCTGGATTAG
- a CDS encoding MarR family winged helix-turn-helix transcriptional regulator — protein sequence MKFDRMNPRESIGFLAWKVARVFANDLAARFAEAGVRITVEQWRALLPAYKMDGLTQGKLCEVLSQEKTGVSRLVAALERHGLIRRESSGEDRRVKYIYITESGRELVDFTFDIVLEGRRELVKHVDPDEFEVCKRVLWQIIEPHLGACCGLKEEPS from the coding sequence ATGAAATTTGATCGCATGAATCCGAGGGAGTCCATAGGCTTCCTCGCCTGGAAGGTTGCGCGCGTGTTCGCGAACGATCTGGCCGCCCGCTTCGCCGAGGCCGGGGTCAGGATCACCGTGGAACAGTGGCGCGCCCTGTTGCCCGCATACAAGATGGACGGCCTGACGCAGGGGAAGCTCTGCGAGGTGCTCTCCCAGGAGAAGACCGGCGTCAGCCGCCTGGTGGCGGCGCTGGAGAGACACGGCCTGATCCGCCGGGAGTCGAGCGGCGAGGACCGCCGGGTGAAGTACATCTACATCACCGAATCGGGCCGCGAGCTGGTGGACTTCACCTTCGACATCGTCCTCGAAGGGCGGCGCGAGCTGGTCAAGCACGTGGACCCGGACGAGTTCGAGGTCTGCAAGCGGGTCCTGTGGCAGATCATCGAGCCGCACCTGGGGGCCTGCTGCGGGCTCAAGGAGGAGCCGTCATGA
- a CDS encoding efflux RND transporter periplasmic adaptor subunit, translating to MKKLLSLLTVCFAVLVAAPVQAQQGERPPSPVVTGKVTSGDMAPQTEFIGTVYFTEISNVAAEVEGKVLSLDVEEGQRVKKGDPLVSLSADILDRSIANARALMDQAQADFELAKRDNERTTKLFQSRTVAEGEYDSKRLAALSAEKKMIAARAILNRLQIEREKKVIRAPYDGVVLERKVYRGDWVSVGSVVTVMARDEEFDVVVNAPREAFGVVKPGLEVTVDVAGREIPGKVFAAIPKGDVATRTFPVKIRVHNDGFLAEGMEARVVLPKGLGGKTLIVPRDAVISARGQMVVWAVVDGKAVPMPVYVVGYRGMEAGVKSKTLEEGMDVVVKGNERLQPQQPVAAQPMQQ from the coding sequence ATGAAGAAACTGCTTTCCCTGTTGACTGTCTGCTTCGCGGTTCTGGTGGCCGCGCCCGTCCAAGCCCAGCAGGGCGAGCGCCCGCCGTCTCCCGTGGTCACCGGCAAGGTGACCAGCGGCGACATGGCCCCCCAGACCGAGTTCATCGGCACGGTCTACTTCACCGAAATCTCCAACGTGGCCGCCGAGGTCGAGGGCAAGGTCCTGTCCCTGGACGTGGAAGAGGGCCAGCGCGTGAAGAAGGGCGACCCGCTGGTCTCCCTGTCCGCCGACATCCTGGACCGCAGCATCGCCAACGCCCGCGCCCTCATGGACCAGGCCCAGGCCGACTTCGAGCTGGCCAAGCGCGACAACGAGCGGACCACCAAGCTCTTTCAGAGCCGCACCGTGGCCGAGGGCGAATACGACTCCAAGCGGCTGGCCGCCCTGTCCGCCGAGAAGAAGATGATCGCGGCCCGCGCCATCCTCAACCGGCTCCAGATCGAGCGCGAGAAGAAGGTCATCCGCGCGCCCTACGACGGCGTGGTCCTGGAGCGCAAGGTCTACCGGGGCGACTGGGTCTCGGTGGGCTCGGTGGTCACGGTCATGGCCCGCGACGAGGAATTCGACGTTGTGGTCAACGCCCCGCGCGAGGCCTTCGGCGTGGTCAAGCCCGGCCTGGAAGTGACCGTCGATGTGGCCGGGCGGGAAATCCCGGGCAAGGTCTTCGCGGCCATCCCCAAGGGCGACGTGGCCACCCGCACCTTCCCTGTCAAGATCCGGGTCCACAACGACGGCTTCCTGGCCGAGGGCATGGAGGCCCGCGTGGTCCTGCCCAAGGGGCTGGGCGGCAAGACCCTCATCGTGCCCCGCGACGCGGTCATCTCCGCGCGCGGCCAGATGGTCGTCTGGGCCGTGGTGGACGGCAAGGCCGTGCCCATGCCCGTCTACGTGGTGGGCTATCGCGGCATGGAGGCGGGCGTGAAGTCCAAGACCCTCGAGGAGGGCATGGACGTGGTGGTCAAGGGCAACGAGCGGCTCCAGCCCCAGCAGCCCGTGGCCGCGCAGCCCATGCAGCAGTAG